From one Caldithrix abyssi DSM 13497 genomic stretch:
- a CDS encoding response regulator, whose amino-acid sequence MQKQNPRILIVEDSKTQALQLKRDLNKEGYQTTVAYNAMEALELLKGQTFDIVISDVIMPEMDGYELCKIIKKEFQDPPLAVILLTALQEPEDIIKGLASGADNFIIKPYDLPTLINRIEYILANQKIRESNGPELKFEVVFAGKRHTITSQQMQIIDILLSSYETILQKTRELERVNKELKEALNEIKQLHGMLPICSHCHKIRDDEGYWHRVEEYIEEHAEVTFTHSLCPTCLVELYPEYADKVKKRQSDKEK is encoded by the coding sequence ATGCAAAAACAAAATCCCAGAATTTTAATCGTCGAAGATAGCAAAACTCAGGCGCTGCAATTAAAACGCGACCTAAACAAAGAGGGTTATCAAACAACGGTGGCCTATAACGCCATGGAAGCGCTGGAATTGCTCAAAGGGCAAACGTTCGACATCGTAATCAGCGATGTGATTATGCCGGAGATGGATGGCTACGAATTGTGCAAAATCATTAAAAAAGAGTTCCAGGATCCGCCGCTGGCCGTGATTCTTTTAACCGCCCTGCAGGAACCGGAAGACATTATTAAAGGCCTGGCATCCGGCGCGGATAACTTTATTATCAAGCCGTACGATCTGCCGACTTTGATTAACCGCATCGAATACATTCTGGCCAACCAAAAAATCCGCGAATCTAACGGGCCGGAATTAAAGTTCGAGGTCGTCTTTGCCGGCAAAAGGCACACCATCACCTCTCAGCAAATGCAAATCATCGACATCCTGCTCTCATCGTACGAAACCATTCTACAAAAGACGCGCGAGTTAGAACGCGTCAACAAAGAATTAAAAGAAGCCCTGAACGAAATCAAACAACTACACGGCATGTTACCCATTTGCTCTCATTGCCATAAAATCCGCGACGATGAAGGATACTGGCACCGCGTGGAGGAGTACATCGAAGAGCATGCCGAGGTCACCTTTACGCACAGTTTATGTCCCACGTGCCTGGTGGAATTGTATCCGGAATACGCAGACAAAGTAAAAAAACGACAGAGCGATAAAGAGAAATAA